From Bacillota bacterium, one genomic window encodes:
- a CDS encoding Uma2 family endonuclease, which produces MSQVALQDVKRWSLSEWLQLPEGPPFYELENGRLIQMPSPRREHQRVVAKLFNYLDKWCTVRQLGTVVMEVDVALPTGRGYIPDIAFVRREREAELLAEDGKIHGAPDLVVEVLSEGSRSRDLFRKFEGYQEAGVRYYWIVDPEAWLIAEYALTEQGYVLRSVTEEGEVFRPSLFEGLEIDLKAIMTTTQRP; this is translated from the coding sequence ATGAGCCAGGTGGCGTTGCAGGATGTGAAGCGATGGAGCCTTTCGGAGTGGCTACAACTGCCAGAGGGGCCACCTTTTTACGAACTGGAGAATGGGAGATTAATCCAGATGCCTTCGCCACGACGGGAACACCAGCGGGTGGTGGCTAAACTCTTTAACTATCTGGACAAGTGGTGCACGGTTCGACAATTGGGCACGGTGGTCATGGAGGTGGATGTTGCCCTCCCGACGGGTCGCGGATACATCCCGGATATTGCGTTCGTGCGTCGCGAGCGAGAGGCGGAACTGCTGGCGGAAGACGGTAAGATACATGGCGCACCGGATTTGGTGGTCGAAGTGCTCTCAGAAGGCTCGCGCTCCCGCGATTTGTTCCGAAAGTTCGAGGGTTACCAAGAGGCAGGCGTGCGTTATTACTGGATTGTGGATCCCGAAGCGTGGCTCATCGCCGAGTACGCGTTGACCGAGCAGGGCTATGTGTTGCGCAGCGTGACTGAAGAGGGGGAAGTGTTCCGACCGAGCCTGTTCGAAGGGCTCGAGATTGACCTGAAAGCCATTATGACCACCACGCAGAGACCGTAA
- a CDS encoding amidohydrolase family protein: protein MPRALINVTVWDGRQVIHPGFVLWEGERISDVGRADVVRFSSNVRLIDGKGGWVIPGLIDLHVHVDEVKTPELFVRYGVTSVRDMGSSPRVIAQWREAWRKGDRRPYVYWMGRNIDTGKPSWWEAVAVKNPRDVPALLEHMRKLGADGFKLYVNADLPTCEAVIDYARWLGMPTTTHHETIAASQLMRLGISGIEHAHCLLHELLPNRPSVDEKRKSDYLRLFAGFERLEMDTERTRRLMELAYATSIVWTPTLSVYDIPPWWRQKHPAGVALPPEWQREWARPYWDFLSTRGWTAADFRMAERAVRVFKQFVAEARRQGVLIGAGTDTPAPGVLPGAALHHELRLLVQCGFTPEEALRAATVVAARALRQESRIGSLQPGARADMVVLSSNPLERIENLMSIQAVYLRGQKV, encoded by the coding sequence ATGCCGCGAGCACTCATCAACGTTACCGTATGGGATGGCAGGCAGGTCATCCACCCGGGCTTTGTGCTTTGGGAGGGGGAACGGATTAGCGATGTAGGGCGCGCGGACGTGGTTCGTTTCTCGTCTAACGTGCGCCTGATTGACGGCAAAGGCGGATGGGTCATTCCCGGACTGATCGACCTGCATGTGCATGTGGATGAGGTGAAAACGCCTGAACTCTTCGTGCGCTACGGGGTCACGTCCGTACGCGATATGGGTTCCTCGCCGAGGGTCATTGCGCAGTGGCGGGAGGCCTGGCGCAAGGGGGACAGACGCCCGTATGTGTACTGGATGGGACGCAACATCGACACCGGCAAGCCCTCGTGGTGGGAAGCGGTGGCGGTGAAAAACCCGCGTGACGTACCCGCCTTGCTCGAACACATGCGCAAGCTCGGCGCAGACGGCTTCAAACTCTACGTGAACGCCGACCTGCCCACCTGTGAGGCGGTGATCGACTATGCGCGCTGGCTGGGAATGCCTACCACCACACACCACGAGACGATTGCGGCATCGCAGCTCATGCGACTGGGCATCAGCGGTATCGAGCATGCGCATTGCCTCCTGCATGAGCTGTTGCCAAACCGTCCATCGGTGGACGAGAAACGAAAGAGCGACTATCTGCGCCTGTTTGCTGGGTTTGAACGCCTGGAGATGGATACAGAGCGCACCCGTCGTCTGATGGAGCTGGCTTACGCGACATCCATCGTCTGGACGCCCACGCTGAGCGTGTACGACATCCCACCGTGGTGGCGACAGAAGCATCCGGCAGGCGTGGCTTTGCCACCGGAGTGGCAGCGGGAATGGGCGCGCCCCTACTGGGACTTTCTCTCTACGCGCGGGTGGACGGCTGCGGATTTTCGCATGGCGGAGCGCGCGGTGCGCGTCTTCAAGCAGTTTGTGGCAGAGGCGCGGCGGCAGGGTGTCCTTATTGGGGCGGGTACTGATACGCCTGCACCGGGTGTGCTGCCTGGTGCCGCCCTGCATCACGAGCTGCGTCTTCTGGTACAATGTGGCTTCACGCCGGAAGAGGCGTTGCGGGCGGCGACGGTGGTGGCTGCGCGGGCGCTGAGGCAGGAGAGCAGGATAGGGAGCCTGCAGCCGGGGGCGAGGGCGGATATGGTGGTGCTGTCCAGCAACCCGCTGGAACGTATCGAGAACCTGATGAGCATTCAGGCGGTTTATCTACGGGGGCAGAAAGTGTAA
- a CDS encoding HEPN domain-containing protein, translating to MNRARDWLRQAERDLQQAETSKRERLHEWACFAAQQAAEKAVKALHLKYGQYGWGYVVARLLEDLPADITVPPDLIDKARVLDTFYIPTRYPNGFSEGASYEHYGALQSEEAIRYAREVVEFARAQMA from the coding sequence ATGAACCGCGCACGAGACTGGCTGCGCCAGGCAGAGCGAGACCTGCAACAGGCGGAAACGAGCAAGCGGGAACGCTTGCACGAGTGGGCGTGCTTCGCCGCGCAACAGGCTGCCGAAAAGGCGGTGAAAGCTCTGCATCTAAAGTACGGGCAATACGGTTGGGGGTATGTGGTCGCCAGACTACTCGAAGACCTTCCAGCCGACATCACCGTACCGCCAGACCTGATAGACAAGGCAAGAGTACTCGATACATTCTACATCCCAACCCGATATCCTAACGGTTTTTCCGAGGGCGCGTCCTATGAGCATTATGGCGCTTTGCAAAGCGAGGAGGCAATTCGGTATGCCCGTGAGGTCGTTGAATTCGCGCGTGCTCAAATGGCCTGA
- a CDS encoding nucleotidyltransferase domain-containing protein, whose product MPVRSLNSRVLKWPDLQTVREAVVEWAQQIAKQRPEVARIGLFGSYARGDWGVGSDIDLVVIVRHTDVPFMRRALDYDTRGLPVGADVLVYTEAEWQQMLREGRFAPTIEREAIWVYP is encoded by the coding sequence ATGCCCGTGAGGTCGTTGAATTCGCGCGTGCTCAAATGGCCTGACCTGCAGACCGTTCGTGAGGCGGTCGTGGAGTGGGCGCAGCAGATAGCAAAGCAGCGTCCAGAGGTCGCCCGCATCGGTCTTTTCGGTTCGTATGCACGGGGAGATTGGGGCGTCGGCAGCGATATCGACCTCGTGGTGATTGTTCGTCACACCGACGTGCCTTTCATGCGGCGCGCGCTGGACTACGACACGCGCGGATTGCCCGTTGGGGCGGACGTGCTGGTGTACACCGAAGCGGAATGGCAGCAGATGCTTCGGGAGGGCAGGTTTGCCCCTACCATAGAACGTGAGGCAATTTGGGTATATCCGTGA
- a CDS encoding site-specific DNA-methyltransferase produces the protein MQGTSDDLKVLHDYLTDFNQFGRESVVQETKGVPTYVNQFWTSKQRQANSLHEIAYRACFKPQLPRFFIDLLTQPGDVVYDPFMGRGTTLIEAALMGRVPFGCDVNPLSDILTRPRLNPPSLAAVADRLRQLDLSHCRHYPQELEVFYHPETLTEICALREYLLQRERAGDMDDVDRWIRMVAVNRLTGHSKGFFSVYTLPPNQAVSIESQRKINQRLGQTPPRREVKTIILQKSRSLLRDCDSLVRARLASVAPRALLLTRQAHHTPEIPDASVHLVVTSPPFLDVVDYAQDNWLRCWFCGIDPQAVPITIARGVHEWREAMRHVFRELTRVLVQGGWIAFEVGEVRGGKVRLEEVVVQAVQGLPLMPQAIVINDQHFTKTAHIWGVSNRVKGTNTNRIVLMQKR, from the coding sequence ATGCAGGGGACGTCCGACGACCTGAAGGTGTTGCACGATTATCTGACAGATTTCAATCAGTTTGGTAGGGAAAGCGTCGTGCAGGAGACGAAAGGCGTCCCCACTTACGTCAACCAGTTCTGGACGTCAAAACAGCGTCAGGCGAACAGCCTTCACGAAATCGCCTACCGCGCCTGCTTCAAGCCGCAGCTGCCAAGATTCTTTATTGACCTGCTCACCCAACCTGGTGATGTCGTGTATGACCCCTTCATGGGGCGCGGCACTACGCTAATTGAAGCTGCCCTGATGGGACGTGTGCCGTTTGGGTGTGACGTGAACCCCCTGAGTGACATCCTGACCCGCCCGCGTTTGAACCCGCCGTCCCTCGCTGCAGTCGCAGACCGGTTAAGGCAATTAGACCTGAGTCACTGCAGGCACTACCCACAGGAGCTGGAGGTATTCTATCATCCCGAAACGCTTACCGAAATCTGCGCACTGCGAGAGTATCTGTTGCAGCGGGAGAGGGCAGGTGATATGGACGACGTAGACCGCTGGATACGCATGGTAGCGGTCAACCGGCTTACAGGACACTCGAAAGGTTTCTTTTCGGTGTATACGCTGCCGCCGAACCAGGCGGTGTCCATTGAGTCGCAGCGCAAAATCAACCAGCGGCTGGGGCAGACCCCGCCGCGACGCGAGGTAAAAACCATTATCCTGCAAAAATCCCGTTCGTTGCTGAGAGATTGCGACAGTCTGGTACGTGCCCGTCTGGCATCGGTAGCACCGCGGGCGCTGCTGCTCACCCGGCAGGCGCACCACACCCCGGAGATTCCCGATGCCAGCGTGCATCTGGTGGTGACTTCGCCGCCGTTTCTGGATGTGGTGGACTATGCTCAGGACAACTGGCTGCGGTGCTGGTTCTGCGGTATTGACCCACAAGCCGTGCCCATCACCATCGCGCGCGGGGTACACGAATGGCGCGAGGCGATGCGGCACGTGTTCCGCGAGCTGACGCGGGTGCTGGTGCAGGGTGGCTGGATAGCCTTTGAAGTGGGCGAAGTGCGCGGCGGGAAGGTGCGGCTGGAAGAGGTAGTGGTTCAGGCTGTACAGGGACTGCCCCTGATGCCGCAGGCAATCGTGATTAACGACCAGCATTTCACCAAAACGGCGCACATTTGGGGCGTGTCCAACCGCGTGAAAGGCACCAACACCAACCGCATCGTGCTGATGCAGAAGCGTTAG